The genomic stretch TTGGAGTAATTACTGTTGGAGTATGTATTAGGAttgtttatgtgaagagatagtaaaggttaatatggtcaatttcattgctaattaatttttttttggtaattaattgACTTTATTTACCAAGTGAAAATATGTACATGAGAGACAAACGAGCAAACTACCCCACTGGACATGCAGCCCTACAATTTTACTTTCCTACTTTTCTATCATCTATCACTGTTCCATTGTATTCGGGTACCAGTTCACTTTGGTCATAGTCCTTTCTAACCTAGGAAACATGGTGGCTCTAATGTGGATTTTCTGAATAATCATTCTGACTATGCTTGCTGATGTTCTTCTTTTCTGTTTGAAGATGATATTGTTTCTTTCCTGCCATATATAGTAAACTGCAGCAACTAAAGTTATTCCGCATAAAGCTGCTCCTCCACTTCTTCCTTTTGCTACTCTTTGTATCCATGCCAGTTCTTCTTGCCATTTCAGCTTCTTCCTCTATATTCCTTGCAAATGCAGCAATTGCTGCCATATTGTTCCTGTCATTTAGCATTCAAAGAATAAATGTTGAACTGTTTCAGTCCCTTGTTGGCATAGTGCACATGTGGTCTCTATATTTACTCTCCATCTTGCTAATCTTTTCTTTGTTGCCAATTTTTTCAGAATTGCAGTTCTCAATATGAATATCCATTTTGAAAGTCCATAGTTGTTGCATATTATTTTCCTCCAAGCTACCTTCTGGTAttgttaattaatattaaaaggtaaatttcttaatatgtgtgaaatcaccaaaaaaattacttatttttgacCGGAGGGAGTAAGAATTAACGATGGATAAATTCTGTGACTAGACGGAAAAATTTGTCATTAATAGATTAGCGCAATAAATTATCAAAAAGTTTTGTTAGTTACAAACGATTTACTGACAGATTAGCGACGAAATTTGTAGCTAATTTTATATTGTTATTTGTATGCAAATAATTTCATATCGAGTTTAGATTGTTGAATCATGTTATTCAAGGATGATGAAAATATAACACATTCAAATGATAAATGATTAAAATAGCAAACAAACATTATTTGTGCACATGACTTTATGTTTCTCACAAACTCAATACAAAACATAGGTAACATACATAATGGGTTATATGTTATTTTCTCCACCAGTTCACTGTAGTGAAGCCAATCTAAAATAAGCTTCAAATTTCCCACTCAACCATGACCAAAAGTCGAATTAAAGATATTAACTACATTGAAAAATAAAGAGATCTAAGAGATTAAAGAACCCTTTAATGCTATGAGTTAGATTTTCAAGGAATTAAATTTATCCCACcattaaacacaaaataaatagcacaaaaataaaaaagaaacccccacaaaaatataaaaaaatccaTGATAAATAATTTTATAGATTAAAAGGGCAGCTTGATGTACGAGGCATTTAGCATTCATACAGGATCCGAGAAAGAGCTGCAATTCGAGCGGATGTAATGTAAATAGTCTACCGTAATGCAAGCGTCAGTGgctgattttctttaattaccAAGATCCTCCATTTCCTCCTAAAACTGCATTCCAATAGCCATTTGATTCCCCATCTCTATTTTCCTCAGCACAATCAATACTTGTGTTTGAAATTTGCTTTAGATCTTCAAAAGGAAACAAAAGTCTTCCACTTGTTGTACTATCTTGCACATCTTGAAGATTATTTTCATAATCACCACTAATCCCAAGGCCATAATCCAAAGAGAAATTTAGTGATGAGTAAACTGAATTTGGATCAGAAATTGGCATTGGCATAAAAGAATTATTAGGTACTTGGATTAGCTCAGAGATAGTCTTGAAATCACAGGAAAATCCCAAGTTAAGATCTTGGCTCCCTTCCATCTTAGGAGGATCCAACACTGGCGCGACAACATTTTTGGAAAATTCGCGCAACACAGTATTTGATGAAGAACAATTTGTAGATGAtgattttttggattttcttgaaCCCCCACCAATAGGAATACTTCTAAGAGATCCACCTTCAGTCCAATATCTTTTACAAGTTTTGCAAAAATATCTTGGTTGAGAAAGACTATAGTTGTTGTAATAACAAAACTTTGTATTTGTTGAATTGCACCTTGGACAATTCAAAGCTTGGTCCTTTTGATGAGGCCTAATTTTCCTTTCAATATGAGTACTAGGTTTTGATGAGCATATTGTAGTAATTGTATTTGTATTTTTTGGTATTATCTCTTCCATGGGTTTCACCACTATCTCctaaaaaaacaaaatgaaaggAATGAAAAAGGAATTAATTTCAAAGGAATAAATTAAAGGAGCATATAGAAGAGGAGATACTAAAATTGTTTCTTTCTACAATTTATACTTTTAATTAAGTTACTAACAAACttgatctttttctctttttcaaccTTTTCACAATCACATAAAAGAACCATCAACCTTTATAAAAGTACAAAATTTCAATTTGTAATCAAGAGAAAGTCCAAATTAAATGGAGATCAATGAAAAAAGAATATGAAGAAATggccaaaaatgaaaaaaaaaaacaaatggataTATTTGTAAAATTTGTAGTCTATACCTGTGGCCATTGAGCAGTATCCATTGATGAAGAAGGAGAGGAGCAACAAGCAAAAGTTATTTtatgcaaaaagaaaaataagcagATTTTTGAGTGGTTTTAAATGAAGAAAAAGGAATGTTTGAGATGGTTTGTGGACAGTTCTATGTGCTAGCTTTTTGTGTATGTATATGGCTGTACTGTGTCTAGAGAATGAGAGAGTGTGTGTATGTACTCTACTACTGTTTAATATTAAATAACAATTTCTTTTTATATTGACTATAGTAATTTATCATTTGTTAGTGGAGGAATATATGTCTTTTGCAGAATCAATTTTATATTCTTGTGGGAGGCCAGTTTACAAATTTGTGTCATTGTTTATTGTTACCCTTATAAATATTGTTTCAGAAATAATTAaaggtaaagtctgcgtacatactatTCTCTTATATCCTACTATATAGGATTATATTGAATATGTTGTTATTAGTGGCGAAGCTAGAAATTTGTTCAAGGGtattcaaacttgaaagaagtaaaaaaaaaatccccgacAAAGGATGTTCAATACTtattatatacttttaaaatCTAGTATTTTACTTATATATGTAGTGTAATTTTCCGACGAAGAGTGGTCGTTTGACCACCCTTACTAGAGTGTATCTTCACccctggttattattgttgtttcaGAAATAATTAAGTGCGTAAAAAGTGCGCTCTTTTAAATATCTTAAACTTTTAGATAAGATAATCATCATTATAACATGGTATTAAAATAGATAAAGGTTACTAATTTGAGTCTCACCTCCATCAATTATCGAGAAAAATTTTACTTGGCTCATCAAGCAGAATAAGACCTATATAAGTACATAAAAATATTCTTTCTGCCCTTTTTAACCGTTTTTAGATAAGATGATCACGCATTACAACAAATAAAGTTAGTAAAAAAAAACTTACATTCTTTTCAAGTTCCAAAAATATTAGTTTTCTGTGGAAGAACTGTTGATGAACAGATTCAATGTCAAGGATCTACATGAGTTGTTATATATTCTGCTTGTACATATTTTGCAAAATCTTTTGATATTTCATAGAAAGAGTATGAAGACATATTATCCTGGCTGCCTCATATAATCCAATGTGGGACATGTGACAAGCTCTCATCATCTTATGTtcaacaaaaacaaattaaatATGAGCTTagctagcgtttggacatagatttgaatattaaaacataaaaaaaaagaaaaagaaaattaaaattatgttgaaaaatattttttaaaaattgaagttgtgtttggacatatattttatttgaataaagttgaagttttgtgagtgaaagAAAAATTTTCACCCAAAAACTACCGTAAACTAGATTTTGGGAACTtgaaaatttttgaaatttttcttactttcagtGTTTATACAGGTAAAAGAGATAGATATAATGACTAAAAtgtttgagaaattttctttcatGTTCATATTAGATTTTCTTGAACTTTTCTTCCTACAAAAGTTTGGTTTTCGACGCCATTTATATAGGAAAATGACATTGTGTATAGCCATTGTAAAAATGATAGTCgaaaaaaaatgtataaaatttatttatattttgtgtatatatatacacccACATTGtgtatattatatacaaaaattatatatattttatacacttttttggCTTTCAAATGTAAATAGTTTTTGGCGCGGGCTAAACTGATAATACCCCATTTAATTATATACTCTTTTAGTTTTTAAATTAATAACGTTTGACGCATATCAGTCCAAGGAATATATGTTGATATCCTTATGGTTGCGAGTGtattattttattatctttatataaattatattaaCACATTGTGAGTTCTATATAGTTATCACTAATCTTTTTCTCTTTGTATGTtagcttttgttttgttttgctatTGTTATTTCCTTTTACCTTTTTCCTAATATTCCCCTTGCTAGTCAAAGTGTTTTTAATCTAGTCTTCACTTCTTTTGCCTTTGCAACTGAAAATCCTAGAAAtgacaataataaaaaaaattgttgCAAAAGAGAAATTGACATGAGAATGAAGAAAATCATGGTAAGGAATACTTTCCCTTTTAATGGGTCTTACGCAATGCGGAATCAAATTAGTCAAGTTTCTAATGCAAAACTGGACATCGAGTGAGAAACAAAAAAATATACTCCCCCCTTTCAATGTAGGTaaacatattttctttttactCCGTGCTAAAAAGAATGATTCtttttcatatttaaaaataatttatatttatacagtaatttatagtcacacaaaatatATATGTTTCATTTGCGccataaattcaaaaaaaaaaactttttttttcttaaacttcgtgctcaataaaataaattcacataaattaaaacggacAGCGTAAATAATTAATATTTGCTCTTCTCAAAATACCTTACTGACATAATCTATTTCAAAGTCACATGGATACAAGAGGGCTACTAGTAGATGATACATGCTGGATAATAATGCTTAGGTTGTTAGCCTCAAACCAAATTAAGCAATCAATAGGTCACATCAAATCAGTGAATAATTGAAGGAATCATGTAGTATATATCTGCATGACTTGGTTTGAATTATTCATCCTACATGCCATCATGATTTCACCATTCTCAACTTGGTGGGATTGATCATATATAGGTTATTTGAACAAGAATTTTCCAAGTTGATCTAGATCTACGAGAATTTATGACAACAATAATCCATATATACAATAGAATCAATAAAAATGTTGTTTGGTGCACAAAATATTCATCGTTCACTCAGGATTTGCATCTCAAGGGGTGTAATATAAACAGTCTATCCTAATTCAAGTATTATTGGCTGCTTTTACGGCTCGAACCCGTAACATATAGGTCACAGGATTCAATATCGCAGCAAaatatttttacatgtttgaCCAATAAAATAAACGTACACATGAGGGAGCATATTGAGGCATAGTATCAGTGACACAGCTAGAAGCCTGAACGGGAGTTCGGCCGATCGAACCCAATAGCTTTTGCTCAAACAATATATTTGtatttaaaaatttattaaatatgtacaaatattAATTTTAAGGCCCAACTAGTGGCTCTTAAAATTGCAATTCTCAAATCCAAATCCATAAAGTTGAAAACTTGACTCCGATATAatacaattcttcatttctttacCCATGAAGGTTCATAAAAGTTAGGCTTCTAGGTtacgttttctttttctttttctgccatCATGTGATTCACCAAATAATACTAAATTTCAATACTATATATTCTTCAAAAGTCGAGTAATATCAAGTGATGATATACTCGTAGATGTAGTAGTTACTAGTTACTCCAAGTGGTCCATCATTTAGGTCGACTTTGTCAAAAGCATTTGGTACCTTTTTGGTACATTAATTAAAACTAATAAAGCATATGCATGTGAAACCTCCATTATTATATGAAGCCTCCCTCCTATGGATATAGTTGCAGTAATATGAAGAAAGGAACATGCAatacaaaggaaaaatagaaagagaaaaagaCTTAGATTTCATTTATTTGAAGCTTTCCCTTGTTGTTATTACAAACCTTCATTTCTGGCATGGGAACTTTTTTCATGGACATGAATAGTCATTCATTTcttaatttccatgtgtcattaAAAGAATATTTTATGTAGTATTTATGTTATGAAAGGTGTGTGACACAAGTGTAAAACTAAATGTACAAATAGATGGTGATATCTACCAATTTGCCAACACAAGATTAGGGTCGTCGTCCCCTTCATTCTGTGCTGACCCCGGCCCGGGCTGGCTTCTTGGGAAGCCTTTTCCCACCGCGTTCACGGCCTAGCTGGCCTGCCAGCGATAAAGGGAATTCTCCCGTTCCCTGATCAAAGACTTAGTTGGATACGGGATTTACAGACGTAAATGACACACTAAGTAGAATCTCATGAAGACCAAAAGGTGATATATGAAAAGATAAAGGGAAATCCTTTAAGAAAATTAACGTTTGCTTAACACTATCTCAAATATAATGTTAGTTCATAAGATGATGGTAGTCTAAGGAATCGTTGGATTCAGACAAGGGATATCTGGATATTAGTTAATACACACAAtccaatataaaataaatataatcttaatatttacaccaaaattaATATTCTTATCCTGATAACCAAGGAGACCCATTTCCTCAAATAATATTGGATGTTCTAATACTGCATGCTTAGGGCTAGATAGTAGACATTTAGAGCATCAACAATATAACACGGGGCTACTGTCAAGTAAGCCAAAACTATGCATGAACGAGGCTAATTATAACTCTTATACCATGCTACTAATACGAATAATGAAATTAACTCGACCTTAAAAAATATCATATAAGGAGATAACAACGCATTCCGTCAATTAGTGGAAGACTGTAAATAAATGATGAATACTTGGGGGCCTTGTTGGAAATCATAAGCAAGAGATGTGCTAAATAGGTGGGGGCAAAGATCACTTTTAGCCCGTGGTCAAAACTATTTATATCAGGTAGTCgcaaaaatgtataaaatttgtatatttttgtatataacataccaaaacatgtatatatatatatacaaaaaaatatatgttcttCGATTATTATCTTAAGAGCGGCTATACAGTATCATTTGTCCGATTCGTGAGAGTCCTACAGTGGGACCAAAAGTCATATTGGCCGCATCTAGCAGAGTGGGCTGGGTCTGGAGGAAACAGTGCCGAGTGGATTGCGGGCCCAAAACCATATGATGAACCAACCCAACCAACCAATAGGCCCAACACAAGAATGGATTATGAAACAGCCTAACCACATAGTCTTTGTGGGCCAGGGCCCATAATGATGTCACGTGATTAGCTACCTTCATACCACGTGGAACAGTCGTACACTGCTGAAAATCAACTTTGGACCCTTATTATGAAAGGCTTGCCTAGAATTGTTTCTTCTGGGCCCTAAATGATGCAATATTTGGATCAAAGTGGCCATGGCTATATTTGCAATAGGGCCACTAATGAGCTAGAAGGCTGTAACAGTCCAGCTCGCTAGTTATATTGTCCGCTCTAGGTCTAGGTCCTCACGGATTTTAAAACGCGTGAGGGCCTAGGCccagagcggacaatatcactagcgggctgggctgttaaagttggtatcagagcttaggctttaagtcccgagtcatggagcaatgtttagtagagtcttgctcaTGGATATGTAGGCGTCCATACTTATGATCTCGAGGCTACTGAACATTTAggaatgttttcccttctttcaTTCTTTGATCGTGCGTTGAGATAACTTGATATTGACTTTGGAATATTTCTTTCGCAAATGGCTAGGACACGCACATCCTCATCTGCTGGACGTGGTGCCGGATGTGGTGCTACCCGGAGTGGCGGTCAAGTCGGGGttcatcaaactagaagacagactGCTCCTCAACCTCAAGTTAGGAACATGGGTCAAACCCAAGCTGTTATGCCATATCAAGTGCAAGAGCAGGGAGTTTAGAACGCTCCACCAATAGTGCCAACTATTGTACCTACTGTTGCTTTACCTGCAGATGCAGTGACAAAGTTATTGAATATGTTAGAGGCATTGATGCCTACTCAGGGCGGAAGTTCAGCTCCTCAGGCTACTTTACAGACACAAGCACCTACACAGACTCAGCCTTTCGAGAATAAGGAAGTATCCCTACACGAGTTCCTGAAATTGAAATCAGCAAAATTCACAGGTTTCGACAATTCAGCAGATCCTCCAAGTTTCGTGGATGGGACACTCAAGGCATTACGTGCTCTTGGATGTTCTAGTGAGAGAGTCGCGGAGCTCGCAGCATACAAACTAGAGGATATGGCCAACACATGGTATGAAACGGTATTGTTAGGAAGGCCAGCAAGAGCACCACTACTGACATGGGATGAGTTCACTAAGTTGTTCAAGAATCATGTTCTTCCAGACAGTCTGATGCAACAATATGCTAGAGACTTTGAGAGATTGGTTCAGACTCCAGATATGGATGTGTCAACATATAACACTAAGTTCTGTAAGCTGGCTATATATGCTCCTCACTTAGTGCCTACCGAAGAAGCTCGAGttcagaggtttgttgatggattgGTTGATCGTCTATACACTGCAGTAGCCCCACATATGAAGACTTTATCCTACTCTGATGTAGTTGACCTTGCTAGAAAGATTGAAACAAGGGACGTGAGGAGCGTGCAGCTAGTGATTTACGTAAGAAGGCCAAGACAGGAGGGGCTTTCAGTGGTGGTTTTAGTGAAAATAGAAGAGCGGGAAATcaaggacaacaacaacaacagggtTCTCAGATAGGGACACACATGTCTTCACAGTCCATATACAGACCACCTTACAGACGGGTTAATAGGGCACCATTATCTTCTAGACATCGTAATTCTGGGCAAATATATGCCACTACTCCAGTCTGCCATACTTGTGGTAGATCACATTTGGGCCAATGTCATGTTCTAACTGGAGAGTGCTTTCGGTGTGGCCAGTTGGGACATCACTTGAGGGATTGCCCTCAGCCTCCGAGAAATTTCAACCAGGCTTCTATTCAGTCAGTTGCACCGACTCAGACTACTCATAATACTTCAGGTGCTACAGGTACAGGAAATAGAGGTCGAGGTGCTGGAGACCGTGCTACTGTAAATCAAGGGCAATGCAATGTTGGTAGAGGTCAGGTGAGAATTTTTGCATTTACTAGATAGGATGCTCAGGCCTCGAATGTTGTGGTTACATGTATTCTTTCTATCTGTTCATTTGATGCACTTGCGTTGATTGATCTGGGATCTACTCACTCTTATGTATCCTCGTACTTTGCTTTGAGATTTAGTAGACAGCCCGAGCTATTGAATGATCCTTTTCTAGTTGCTAATCCTGTTGGAGAGTCTCTATTAGCTGAATACGTGTATCGTGCTTGTCAGATTCGGGTCGAAGGTAGAGATACTCTAGCTGACCTTATTgtacttgatatgattgactttgacatgttgatgggaatggattggttatcttcttgCTATGCTGTAGTCGATTGTCATGCAAAGATAGTTAAGTTTGAGATACCAAATGAACCTAGTTTTATTCTAAGAGGGAGTTAGGTTCCAGAGACTTGCAAAATTGTATCTTATGAAGGCTCAACGACTTCTGAAGAAGGGTTGTTGGGGTCTCTTAGCTATTGTAAATGACACAAGAAAGGAAATAGTTAGTATAGAAAAAGTACCCGTAATGAGagaattttctgatgtatttcctgaggaTTTACCAGGATTGCCTCCAGTATGAGAAatagactttggtattgatttgctaCCTGACACACAGCCCATATCGATACCCCCATATCGAATGGCACCAGCAAAGTTGAGGGAGCTAAAACAACAGTTACAAGATTTgttagataagggttttattagacctaatGTATCACCATGGGGTGCACCGGAACTGttcgtaaagaagaaagatggatccatgagaatgtgcattgactacaggcagttgaacaagataaCAATACGCAATAAATATTCTTTGCCTCGTATAGATGAcatgtttgatcagttacaaggagctgtccacttttcaaagattgacctcTGTTCTGGTTATCATCAACTTATAATTAAAGATGAAGATATTTctaagactgctttcagaactcgatacgggcactatgagtttcttgtaaTGCCTTTCGGACTGACAAATGCTCCAGCTgtattcatggatttaatgaatagAGTGTTCAAGCCATTTTTAGATAGCTTtgtaatagtatttattgatgatatcctgatatattctCGTAGCCAAGGAAAACACGAGAATCATCTCAGGACTATGTTGCAGACATTGCGAGAACATcggctttatgctaagttctcgaattGTGAATTCTAGCTAGACTTGGTAGCatttttggggcatgttgtatccaaAGATGGAATTATGGTAGATCATAAGAAGACTGAAGCTGTGCAAAAATGGCCCAGACCTACTTCTCCTACAGAGATACGCAACTTTTTAGGCTTAGCAGGCTATTACAGGCGTTTTGTGCAGGATTTCTCCAGAATAGCATCGCCGCTGACCAAGCTAATACAGAAAAATGCAaagtttcagtggacggaggaatgTGAGCAAAGCTTTCAAAAACTCAAAACGTGTCTGACAACTGCACCAATATTAGCCTTACCATCAGTCCCTGGAGGATTTACAGTATTCTGCGACGCCTCTAGGGTGGGATTAGGATGCGTTCTCATGCAAAATGGTCGTGTTATAGCTTATGCTTTGAGACAATTGAAAAAGCACGAGCAAAACTAACATACACATGATTTGGAGATGGTTGTAGTGGTATTTGctctaaaaatttggaggcattatctatacggcgaaacttgtgagatttatactgaccataaaAGTCTGAAATATATCTTTCAGCAGAGAGATCTAAATCTTCGGCAGCGTCGTTGGGTGGAACTACTCAAAGACTATGATTgttctattttgtatcatcctggaaaaaccaatgtggtggctgatgcattgagtAGAAAATCTATGGaaagctttcagaaactcaaaacGTGTCTGACAACTGCACCAATATTAGCCTTACCATCAGTCCCTGGAGGATTTACAGTATTCTGC from Nicotiana sylvestris chromosome 12, ASM39365v2, whole genome shotgun sequence encodes the following:
- the LOC138884232 gene encoding uncharacterized protein translates to MSSQSIYRPPYRRVNRAPLSSRHRNSGQIYATTPVCHTCGRSHLGQCHVLTGECFRCGQLGHHLRDCPQPPRNFNQASIQSVAPTQTTHNTSGATGTGNRGRGAGDRATVNQGQCNVGRGQPELLNDPFLVANPVGESLLAEYVYRACQIRVEGRDTLADLIVLDMIDFDMLMGMDWLSSCYAAQRLLKKGCWGLLAIVNDTRKEIVSIEKVPVMREFSDVFPEDLPGLPPV
- the LOC104236183 gene encoding dof zinc finger protein DOF1.8-like translates to MDTAQWPQEIVVKPMEEIIPKNTNTITTICSSKPSTHIERKIRPHQKDQALNCPRCNSTNTKFCYYNNYSLSQPRYFCKTCKRYWTEGGSLRSIPIGGGSRKSKKSSSTNCSSSNTVLREFSKNVVAPVLDPPKMEGSQDLNLGFSCDFKTISELIQVPNNSFMPMPISDPNSVYSSLNFSLDYGLGISGDYENNLQDVQDSTTSGRLLFPFEDLKQISNTSIDCAEENRDGESNGYWNAVLGGNGGSW